CaacatccatatatatatatatatatatatatatatatagctctaGTTTTCTTTGACTGATGAGAGCAGCAAGCGATATATATTATGCATGCAGGATGCAGCTCTGCTTTTCTTTGATCTAATCTTCGTGCCTCCTTGTcacatgttaatatatatatggttttctTATGTCAGTCAAACCAAAATGTTGTGTCGTACTTTACTATCAACACATCTCCCCAGACTCATGACACATCCTCTCTCCCTCTTCCcgaaaataagattttctaaagtATTCAcgcttaataaaaatttaataaatatttataatttaatttatttgttactttattatacatttttcaataattttccaccaatgaaatttaatcaattcaaatattctcaattaatgtttctcaaaatataaaaaaatactttaacaatatagaaaatttatatttgtggaacaagaaaaagttctaaaaaatcttactttcggaaAGTAACGTAGTATTAATTAATATACACAGAAGCATCCgttttgttttctaaattatATCCTACCACAAAGTTCTTAGTGTTATTATAGCTGGGATATGATGCGAATGTTTACGATAAACAAATCAATCAGTTACCTGAAAGTGTTGGGGCATGAAAGAAGCTCATGAGCTTTTTTGGCCACTGGTTTGTTAAAAAGGTTTGTGAAATAACATTTTCATAGTAGCGAAAAAGCAATATCCACAAACATTTTTGTAAGatgttaaaaatttaaaattgaacaaCTTTAAATGTCAACAAAATAAACGGTACAGTTTAAAAATAGACGAATCTCTTCTCTACACAAAACCAAACTCATTCTCTTTCAAATTAATGTCGCTCACTTTAATACAAATGGGCCCAGGCCCAATAAAGTAGCTTGAACATTTTGTGGGAAATATAGAAATTCACCAAGGTTCTTATTGGATACAGTAGTCTGTCTATGAACCCCAAAGATTTTTATATAGGAACGTTTATCCATAGATGAATTGAGCTGATTTTCGACCAGAATAAGAATTGATAATTATTTTCTGACTAGAATCTTACGTTATTCAtaattcatatatgtttttttggttaatttagcTATCCTCTACAACTAAGCGCATCTTCTACAAGCAACCACTAGACTTTTATTCTAGACATGGTAGTTTGATGTCTTCTATCTACATAATTTGCATTAAAAATGGTTTATCGACATACATTACTTGTATCGTTAGTCGCTACAATTTATATCTTAGTATTAGCAGCAATAAATAGAAAAACACGACAACATTGTTGATTTTCAACAAGATTTACATCTACTACTACCATCCATCAAATTAATTGAGATCTTGCATCTTAGTTATTCCATCCATCAAATGCAAATCTCCATTCTTATACAGCAaatctatagtttttttttaactttgattAGTAAGAAAGTAGATGCAAAACTTTAGTAAGTTTCTGTGAACTTTGACGACACCTTTTTCTTAAAACAGGTGAAAATCACAACGCCAATCACGCCTACCTTTTCTccatttataaattagttaacaTCTCAAGAAGTGTCGGGTTGGTAAAAATAAAAGGGAAAGGTTATGTAATTGGGGGAAAAGTTAAGGTGCAAGGCTGACTCTGTCCCTTTTGTTTTACGAACATCATCAACTGTCGCGTCGTACCAAGCATACCTTCGCCATgttgtttgttaatttttgtCGGTACACTAGTTAAACTGAATCAACAGATTATAGTGAGAGAAAatagttatagtttaaaaaaatatacagttcATACTTGAGAATGTTGGGTTTATggaatttttattaaaacataaacgaTGATATGTAGCAGGAGGAAGTATATCCTCAAAAACAATGCTGACATAAAACGATATTAGTTCAGTATAGTTTCTTCAACAACTATTTCTCAAAAAGAACAACGACTATCTTTGTTCTAATTATGTATTATAAAGTCAAGTTTTAGAGATTTTGAAGCTAAAAGCAACATTAGAATCGATACATGTTGTAAGTTGAGTTATGAactgtatttataaaacaaagatGTGTTTACGATATGTCGAAATTTATGGTATAAAGGatgttgatatatattatttgagtaAAAATGGTGGATTAAACTGAAGCTCTAGCAATGTTTTGATTACTGATGCTAAACTGacaattattaaaatttgacTAAGAGCTACCAACCTTCCAGATTACCTAAGTAAATATTAGATCACGAAAAAGCTTTGCAATTTAATTTGCCTAGAAAATTAAATTCCATTACTAATCCATTCATGAGACAAGTTTGGGTATTACAATAAACTTTTACAGTCAACCTAATGCTAAACTTGCAAGTTgcaaacaagaacaaaaatCTTAACACTACATGGAGGCATGCATTGTGTAATAATGATTTTAAGATGGgatgattttcaaaattaggaAAATTCTTCTTGATAGATAAAGTAGTTTTCTTAAAAAGTAAAAGTGATATATTTAAAGACTATATAAAAACGgatgtaaaatattataaattattttatttgaacaaTCAATATATACCtcaatcaattttaaaataggtacatgatttttaaaattaggaAAAATCGTTCTTAATAGATAatgtagttttctttttaaaaagtgaTATATTTTAAGACTATATAAATACGGATGTAAgatattgtaaatatttattttaacaatCAATGTATACCTTAGAATATATggctcaataaaaaaaaattctaaattttcttgctttttttttgagaaattgctTTTTTCGAACTTATCAGTCTTTGTTCACAACAAATTGATTATTCATAAACTTTGTGTCCATGATAATCATGCATTTCCTTTTTagacattatattttattacatgaaagAGTTGATTAGCTAAGACTATTTGTATTGTATTATATACGGATAACACTGAAAATATTTATCATCTGAAACCGAATGTGGACTATTTAAACATGAAAGagtcgacaaaaaaaagagagtgacCTGGGATGTAAATATCGAAACGAATTGCACCAATAACTTCGTTTTTTCTGACAAAGAGACGCAAAGAAATGCATTATTTACTGTAGATAACTTTTTCATACTTTAGGTAAACTTTTGGGGCTTTGTAGGGTTATGTTCACCCATACAAAGTCACACCTAGGAGTGGAGAACAGCAATCATTCACACAACCACCGTTCCTACTTTCACCTTTTTGCATTTCTTCTCACTAATGATTTActagaaattcttgggttcaccccttaGGATCAACCtatagattcaccaaccaatagtgtttaagtatttgatatttgatatcttttaaaaaagaaaacaaaattgaatttccaaataagattatatttttaaaataaaacaataaaattacataaaaatagttacaaaaaataaataaataaatattgataaacttttagcaaaatactaaatcctataccctaaatcataaactccaaaccctaaattataaaccttaaatcttgaataaaccgtaaaccattgaaaaattttaaaccctaaatcatacattaaaaactaaatcttaataacactaaaccctaaaccctaatcactaaaccctaaacccttggataaaccctgaatccttggataaatcataaactctaaatcaaaaatatttaaaattaaaccctagagtttatgatttatccaagggttcagagtttacccaaggatttagggtttacccaaaggtttagggtttagtgattatgatttagggtttagtgttagtaaaatttagtttttaatgtatgatttagggtttaagattttccaacggtttagagtttatccaaagtttaaggtttaacgtttagggtttagggtttaggatttagggtatatggtTTAGTATATTGCTgaagatttaacaatattaattaatttattttttgtaactatttttatgtatttttattattttatttttaaaatataatctaatttggatattcaattttatttttttttaaaaaaaatatcaaatattaaatactcaaccactattggttggtgaacccaagaatttctcatGATTTAccatcatattattatttatttacatatatcaAAGTAGATCCAAAACTAATTTAAGGAAAATTACAGTtgatattatatgataaaaaaatatcgtAACATATGTTATTTAATTGTATGTTTATATGCAATTTTAACATAAAAGTAAACATACATTAtcctatactattattttatttatcttccTGATTTCCTAATCAATGTTATGTacataacttttgttttttgttttcttcagtttttgttttatacaataaaattaaaaaacgaaaagaaaaagcaaaatgCAAGATTCCATACTTTTTTTGTCGTTTTTAtcaatttcatttatttatctGTTTCAAAATATCATTTCTCTCGTCACACTCACTCTTCTCTTCCCGCCAATACGCCATGGCTAAACCACtacctctcctcctcctccttcttcttcacctctCCGTCTCCTCCGCTCTAAACGACACAAACGCCCTTACACTCTTCCGCAtccagacagacacacacggcaACCTCGCCGCAAACTGGACCGGCTCCGACGCTTGTTCCTCCTCCTGGCGCGGCGTTTACTGCTCACCCTACTCTCGCCGCGTCACTGGACTCTCTCTCCCTTCCCTCTCCTTAAGAGGACCACTaacctctctctcctccttAGACCAGCTCCGCCTCCTCGACCTCCACGACAACAGACTAAACGGCACCGTTTCGCCCCTCACGAACTGTACCAACCTCGGACTCGTTTACCTCGCCGGTAACGATATCTCCGGTGAGATCCCTAAAGAGATCTCTTCTCTCAAGAGAATGATCCGTCTTGATCTCTCGGACAACAACATACGAGGAGTCATCCCCAGAGAGATTCTCGGGTTGACCCGGATTTTAACGATCAGGCTCCAGGACAACGAGTTAACGGGTCGGATCCCGGATTTTTCTCAGGTGAGTTCGCTTCTTGAACTTAACGTCTCTTACAACGAACTGCACGGGAAAGTCACCGACGGTGTAGTGAAGAAGTTCGGAGAATTGAGCTTCTCCGGCAACGAAGGATTATGCGGGTCGGATCCTTTACCGGATTGTTCTTACACGAACGACCCGGAGTCTTCCGACACTGACAAAATCGTTCCGTCGAACCCGACGTCGCTTCCGCATTCTCCGGTCGTCGCCGGAGATCGGACGATTCATCACCACCGAGGGCTAAGAGCCGGAGCCATCGCCGCCGTCATCGGCGGCGGTGTAGCGGTTATCGTCCTAGCCTCCTTCGGGTTTGCCTTCTGCTGCGGGAGGTCAGACCGTGGCGGCGGGTCGAAATCCGCGATCTTGGAGAGTGGCTTTGCCGGCGGAGAAGGGAAGAGACGGAGCAGctacggaggaggaggaggcgaaGAGAGCGACGCGACGTCGGCCACCGACAGGAGCAGGCTCGTGTTCTTCGAGAGGAGGAAGCAGTTCGAGCTCGAGGATCTGTTGAAAGCGTCGGCGGAGATGCTCGGGAAAGGAAGCTTAGGGACGGTTTACAAGGCGGTGCTCGACGACGGGACAACGACGGTGGCGGTGAAGCGTCTTAAAGACGCGAACCCGTGTCCGAGGAAGGAGTTCGAGCAGTACATGGAGATTATCGGGAGGCTTAAGCATCAGAACGTGGTGAAACTCAGAGCTTACTATTACGCTAAAGAAGAGAAGCTTCTTGTTTATGAGTATCTCCCTAACGGAAGCTTACACTCACTTCTACATGGTTATCTCTCTTTCTAAACTTAGTTTAAGTGTTATTTTATGTCTTATTAGCGaattaaattagttttttttaattatttctttatAGGGAATCGAGGTCCTGGGAGGATACCATTGGATTGGACGACGAGGATTAGTCTAATGTTAGGAGCAGCGAGAGGCTTGGCCAAGATTCATGACGAGTATAGCATCTCCAAGATTCCTCACGGAAACATCAAGTCCTCCAACGTTCTTCTAGACCGAAACGGCGTCGCACTGATCGCTGATTTCGGACTATCCCTCCTTCTAAACCCGGTGCACGCTATAGCTCGCCTAGGAGGCTACCGTGCGCCGGAGCAGTCAGAGATCAAACGTCTTTCTCAGAAAGCTGACGTGTATAGCTTTGGTGTTCTTCTCCTGGAGGTTTTGACTGGAAAAGCTCCCTCGGTGTACCCGTCTCCTTCTAGGCCTAGATCAGCGGCTTCGGTGGCggtggaggaagaggaggaagcgGTGGTTGACTTGCCGAAATGGGTGAGGTCGGTGGTGAAGGAGGAATGGACGGCTGAAGTTTTTGATCCGGAGCTTCTCAGGTACAAGAACATAGAGGAGGAGATGGTGGCGATGCTGCATATTGGTCTGGCATGCGTTGTTCCGCAGCCGGAGAAACGGCCTACAATGGCTGAGGTTGTTAAGATGGTTGAGGAGATTAGAGTTGAGCAATCGCCGGTGGGAGAGGATTTCGATGAGTCAAGGAACTCGATGTCTCCGTCGTTGGCCACCACCGAAGACTTAGGCCATGTTTGAATTGTGTCTGACGCTTTGTTAAATATATCTATTGCTGGATTGTGTGCCACTTCAAGTTTCTTGCTTAGATCTCCAGTTTGCAACTTTGTCGGAGTTTTTAGCCATGTAACATGTTATTGTCACCTTCTCATGATTTGTAATTTCGTGGTTGTTTATTAAAGTATTGTGTTAATAAAACCCATTCTCGGTTAGTGTGAGGAAAGTGCTCGTTAATTACTCTCTCAATCACTTTTCACGCCTTTCGCTTAAGGCAAATGCGCACCAAGACAAGGGATTTACTTCGCCTTAATTAgactacaaaaaaatatagaaattctCGATGGAACTAAATTCATCAGAAATAACCATTTCCGACAAATATGGTTGTCGGGTTTTGAGGACTATGATGTTTGGATTTGTGGCGTGGCAAGTAACACTGCGTAATTTTAAAACCAAGTTTAAGCCATGCAAAAATGTAATGGATCTAGCACATGATTGGCAAATAATTATAAACTAGCATGGATTCATTTTATAAGATCTTATATTATAGGTTGCTGATAGTTGGAACCATACAATAACAATAATTCCTTTTCAAGTTATTTCTGAGAAACCAAATGGATTTAAACTGCAACAATTTCAAAAAAGCTTTGATCAACAATTATCCAAAACTTGCTAGTTATGCCAACAACACAAAAAGACCCCATGAAACTCCAGAAAAACACTTGTAAGAAAATCAGATTCCTAAAACTTAAACAATAGATACCGTGGCGCCAGCTTCTTCGAGCTGTCTCTTGGCTTCTTCTGCCTCATCTTTAGTCACGCCTTCCTTGAAAGTCTTCGGAAGATCTTCAATGAACTCTTTGGCTTCCATCACCGGCAAGCAAGTCATAGCCCTAATCGCTTTAACCACTGGAATACGGAGAGAGCTGGCCACGCCGTTGATAACCACATCGAACTTGGTCTGCTCGTCCACGGTAGCCGGTTTAAACTTGAGTTAAGATGTTTAGACTTGTGCCGTGGCAAGTAAAACTGCGCAATTTAAAACCAAGTTTAAGCCATGCAAAAATGTAATGGGCCTAGCACATGATTAGCCAATATGAGCTCTGTTCTTTTCATCAAAGCCGCGACCAGCGTCAGCGTCAAGAAAATAACATTCATCAACCATGGCGGACACAAAATCCTTGAAACAATGTCAACTTGTTTTTCAGTCGCGCGGCAAGCAGCAGAGAGTGAAACGGACACTAGAAATTTTGGCGTTAGCTACATCTGGATTTTGTATCTCAGAAATTTCAGTGGCGGCTACTTTAATCTTTTGCTTTCGTCAAATTTGGTTCTGTCttagtgtgttttttttttttttctgaagctgATCTGATCGCAGTATTGATGAACAGAACAGAGCTAATAGCATGGATtcattttataagatttttatattaatatagatTGCTGGTAGGTTGAATCATACAGTTTCAACTTCAAGTTATTTCTGAGAAACCAAATAGATTCAGATTGCAACAATTTCACAAAGTTTAAATCAGGATTAATTATCCAACACTTGCTAGTTATACTAGCAACACAAAAAAGAAACTCCAGAAAAGCACTGGTAAGGAAATCAGATTGCCAAAACTTAAAACAATGGATACCGTGGCGCCAGCTTCTTCGAGCTGTCTTTTGGCTTCTTCTGCTTCATCTTTCGTCACGCCTTCCATGAAAATCTTCGGAAAATCTTCAGTGAGCTCTCTCACTTGACTCAACGGCACGCTCAGAGCCATCATCGCTTTAGCCACTTCAATACGATGACCGATGGCTACGTCAGTGATAACCATATCGAACTTGGTCTGCTCCTCCACAGTAGCCGTCACATCATCACCGTCCTCGAGAGGAGGAGAGAAGACAGCCGCCGCTGCAGCAGTCGCCGAAAAGAGTATCGAAACACCGAACTTGTCTTGGACGTAGTCGGCGAGGATGCGAGATTCTTTGAGTGTCAGAGACGAGATCTCGGATCCAATCTTCTTGATTTTATTGGGAGCTTTGACGGCGGAGATGGGACTGAGTTCGGCCGCACGGTGGCTTGGGGTGCAAGAATTAGGAGCACCAAAGCGATATGTGGAAGAGAAAGACGAGCAAAAGATTGGGGTTGCCAAGGAAAGAGTCATAGTTACCATTCTCACTCtttggtttctttctttttgagttTTCTTTTGTGTCTCGCTGTGTGTTGCTTGACTGCACCAGGGAATAAGAAGATTTATAAACCCTATAAGTATTGTGTTTACGATCCATGATTAATGTTTATATCCTTATAGTATGAACTAGCGAATTAATTGAGTTTCCTTTTTCTAAAGAGTGCACTTATATTTCAGAACTTTATTCCAGCAAATCCTAGAAATTTATAGAGAAACGGAGCAAAATAGCAAACACTCTTCAAATTCTGAAATTAGTAAAGTTGACCGTTCCTGATATTATAGTCGTTTCACATCTCTAGAGTTGTTTCAGTTGTTGGAACTTGAGTGAATCTTAGAAGGTAAACCGGTTTAAGTGCTCTTGTTGACGGGACTTATATAAGATCTTAAACATAAGGATTGTACGTAGTTATCAATtgtaacaacaaacaaaaaaactttcttTAATGAGTTTTAGATTTCTCGATGTGAAAATAGAGGGTGTAATGGTAAATTTGTGTCACCCTAAAATTCTTCTGTATATACAAACTAAACAGGACATTTGGGTTTGCTCTTTCTGGTCTTCCATCATCGTTTCTATTATATACGTGTATAAGCATACAAAAGAACAAAAGCGCCCGTGGCCTAATGGATAAGGCGTTTGACTTCTAATCAAACGATTGTGGGTTCGAGTCCCACCGGGCGTGATTACTTTTTAATATCTTTCCACATCTGACTAAGTTAGTCAACTTCCCATTCGAATCATTaaagttttgtttgttgttgttggtcgTAATCTCGAAACTAAACTATCTTCTTCTGGTTTTAGAGTAATAGCGATTTGTAATTTAATCACATTCTTTCGAACAATCCAACGAGTTCCCCGATCTCCACGTGGCAAGCTATAAAGACGTTGATTCTGTCTCTGTCTCTGTCTCACACCTTCCCCCAAATGTTTGTCCTCGTCTCCCACAAGCGTGTTCCCCtgcttatcatcatcatctccagaGATCGTTCGCGATGAGATAAAAACCAAAGCTTTCTCCATCGCTATGGCTCTCGAGCGTCACcacttcttctctcttcttcgcGTCTAGGCGTCTCTTTAGAGAGTCATGGGGTTGTCCTTCTCGAACCTCAACGGCGAGCACAACGGCTCGTCGATCGGACCAAGCCTCGGCGACATACCGGAGAGCTGCGTCGCGTGCGTGATCCTCCACCTGACCCCGCCGGAGATTTGCAACCTAGCTCGCCTGAATCGAGCGTTCCGCGGCGCGGCTTCTTCCGATTCCGTGTGGGAGAGGAAGCTGCCGAGTAACTACAAGGATCTTCTCGATCTGTTGCCGGTGGAGAGGTACCGGAGTTTATCCAAGAAGGGTGTCTTCGCTTTGCTCTCTCGTCCTATCCCTTTCGACGATGGTAACAAGGTCCgttga
The window above is part of the Brassica napus cultivar Da-Ae chromosome C3, Da-Ae, whole genome shotgun sequence genome. Proteins encoded here:
- the LOC106352311 gene encoding 50S ribosomal protein L12-2, chloroplastic-like isoform X1, whose amino-acid sequence is MVTMTLSLATPIFCSSFSSTYRFGAPNSCTPSHRAAELSPISAVKAPNKIKKIGSEISSLTLKESRILADYVQDKFGVSILFSATAAAAAVFSPPLEDGDDVTATVEEQTKFDMVITDVAIGHRIAVVKAIRAMTCLPVMEAKEFIEDLPKTFKEGVTKDEAEEAKRQLEEAGATVSIV
- the LOC106352311 gene encoding 50S ribosomal protein L12-2, chloroplastic-like isoform X2, with product MVTMTLSLATPIFCSSFSSTYRFGAPNSCTPSHRAAELSPISAVKAPNKIKKIGSEISSLTLKESRILADYVQDKFGVSILFSATAAAAAVFSPPLEDGDAATVDEQTKFDVVINGVASSLRIPVVKAIRAMTCLPVMEAKEFIEDLPKTFKEGVTKDEAEEAKRQLEEAGATVSIV
- the LOC106349091 gene encoding leucine-rich repeat receptor-like protein kinase PXC1, with translation MAKPLPLLLLLLLHLSVSSALNDTNALTLFRIQTDTHGNLAANWTGSDACSSSWRGVYCSPYSRRVTGLSLPSLSLRGPLTSLSSLDQLRLLDLHDNRLNGTVSPLTNCTNLGLVYLAGNDISGEIPKEISSLKRMIRLDLSDNNIRGVIPREILGLTRILTIRLQDNELTGRIPDFSQVSSLLELNVSYNELHGKVTDGVVKKFGELSFSGNEGLCGSDPLPDCSYTNDPESSDTDKIVPSNPTSLPHSPVVAGDRTIHHHRGLRAGAIAAVIGGGVAVIVLASFGFAFCCGRSDRGGGSKSAILESGFAGGEGKRRSSYGGGGGEESDATSATDRSRLVFFERRKQFELEDLLKASAEMLGKGSLGTVYKAVLDDGTTTVAVKRLKDANPCPRKEFEQYMEIIGRLKHQNVVKLRAYYYAKEEKLLVYEYLPNGSLHSLLHGNRGPGRIPLDWTTRISLMLGAARGLAKIHDEYSISKIPHGNIKSSNVLLDRNGVALIADFGLSLLLNPVHAIARLGGYRAPEQSEIKRLSQKADVYSFGVLLLEVLTGKAPSVYPSPSRPRSAASVAVEEEEEAVVDLPKWVRSVVKEEWTAEVFDPELLRYKNIEEEMVAMLHIGLACVVPQPEKRPTMAEVVKMVEEIRVEQSPVGEDFDESRNSMSPSLATTEDLGHV